One genomic region from Lacerta agilis isolate rLacAgi1 chromosome 13, rLacAgi1.pri, whole genome shotgun sequence encodes:
- the RBBP6 gene encoding E3 ubiquitin-protein ligase RBBP6 isoform X1, whose protein sequence is MSCVHYKFSSKLKYDTVTFDGLHISLCDLKRQIMGREKLKAGDCDLQITNAQTKEEYTDDNALIPKNSSVIVRRIPIGGVKCTSKTYVISRTDPVSGTSKAIDDSSASISLAQLTKTANLAEANASEEDKIKAMMSQSGHEYDPINYMKKPLGPPPPSYTCFRCGKAGHYIKNCPTNGDKNFESVPRIKKSTGIPRSFMMEVQDPNTKGAMLTNTGKYAIPTIDAAAYAIGKKEKPPFLPEEPSSSSEEDDPIPDELLCLICKDIMTDAVVIPCCGNSYCDECIRTSLLESEEHTCPTCHQTDVSPDALIANKFLRQAVNNFKNETGYTKRLRKQPQPPRPAVQRNVPSLPRPTGSRQQDPLIIPTTSAPLHTPASLTLSSAPGQSVSSTATLSVSHSATKSASEVSAPMSLAVHADKPEGPFREGDGIGPAAAIVTASEHSKPPSSLSINTVMEEKGYQVPVLGQPALPGQLGCHGHSIPTMGQPMRTNPVRSAGNRSGWEPSSNRGRPHSDRTQRTQAPTLPASTPVFVPVPPPPLYPPPPHALPLPPGVPPPQFPPQFPPGQPPPAGYTVPPPGYPPAPANISTPWVPTPVPTAHSNAIPTTQAPPLSREEFYREQRRLKEEEKKKSKLDEFTNDFAKELMEYKKIQKERRRSYSRSKSPYSASSYSRSSYTYSKSRSGSSRSRSYSRSFSRSHSRSYSRSPPYPRRGRGKSRNYRSRSRSHGYHRSRSRSPPYRRYHSRSRSPVYRGQSPNKRPVQQAEGEREYFGRYREIPPYDMKAYYGRSVDIRDPFEKERFREWETYREWYEKYYKGYTAGAQPRPLLNRENFSPERFGPPGPRRENSPYIRGRRDDYPGGLGHRNRNVGTGYSEKLPSREGHGMKEVAKLKDKEVEIPPGDGKGNKHKKHRKRRKGDEGEGFPNADLLEGSRKPRDPAPGEEGSKSDPLFMLPSRDDATPVRDEPMEADSVAFKPTSDKERKEKPKAKAEKTKRKAEGPATTKKEMQVKPAKTPQEKVDADREKSPPPAKKAKEELPKADPIKSVSSQKDEKALGTPRKVHPRSSKEHPETRSAKEEKAKKDPPKEVKQEKQSSKEEKSKKPVDKNKPVDAKPEKRKRKAEEKGDKDHETPSLKMSKPDIVESKPLPKGKTEPEGEKAERTPEKDKAVLPVAPAKKIKLNRETGKKIASVENVPPVKEAPAEKPEPPPSSKGKQEKAKGKLRRKAAAADGSGLTLVDYTSTSSAGGSPVRKSEDKLDMKRTVIKTMEEYNNDITAPAEDVIIMIQVPQSKWDKDDFDSEEEEEEEDVKSVQVPSAAGKPSSVVKNVSTKPSNSLKHSEKDPESSQPESKNSKTVLLSSEKGKLKERDHTASDKDSSEKRKSGTQQEKERSERSAEQGNAKNCSSNSSKEARSSDKHESAHGSSGKDFTPNRDKKSDYDSSSSRDYSGSKRREERSDLARKKVSPPRSRDSATSGQKNKARDERTEQPKKEAGDSKRGSYSPPRDRRPNDHKAAYDSRRSAEQHKSQERSSGKEREKRPSSETTWSNKERVAGGNKSLHRRCSPEARESGTMVPNDKGTTKPKPLPSHSARLSSDPTRETDEAAFVPDYNESDSDSNISTKPEDSPGRATREGKDKAPENSKPKEGVVGAAVLAPPAGGSQSQSSPSISRSQSPSESQGRSRSSSASSADSQDSKKKRKKKDKKKHKKHKKHKKHKKHGGTESEAERSQKHKHKKKKSKKNKEKEKGDDQKAKAAPL, encoded by the exons AATATACTGATGATAATGCCCTGATTCCCAAGAACTCATCTGTTATTGTCAGAAGAATTCCTATTGGTGGAGTAAAATGTACAAGCAAAACTTATGTCAT AAGTCGAACTGATCCAGTGAGTGGAACTTCAAAAGCA ATTGATGACTCTTCTGCATCTATTTCTCTGGCCCAGCTTACAAag ACCGCCAATCTGGCTGAAGCCAATGCTTCCGAAGAAGATAAAATTAAAGCTATGATGTCACAGTCTGGCCACGAATATGATCCAATCAA TTACATGAAGAAACCCCTGGGTCCGCCTCCGCCATCATACACTTGCTTTCGTTGTGGAAAAGCTGGCCATTACATAAAGAACTGCCCGACCAATGGG GACAAAAACTTCGAGTCTGTTCCCAGGATTAAAAAGAGCACAGGAATTCCCCGAAGTTTCATGATGGAGGTGCAGGACCCTAATACCAAGGGCGCCATGCTCACAAACACAGGGAAATATGCCATCCCAACTATTGATGC TGCTGCTTATGCTataggaaagaaagagaagcccCCTTTCCTACCAGAGGAGCCATCGTCTTCCTCAGAAGAAGATGACCCTATTCCAGATGAGCTGTTGTGTCTGATTTGCAAAGATATAATGACTGATGCTGTGGTCATTCCCTGCTGTGGAAACAGCTACTGTGATGAAT GTATCAGAACATCGCTGCTAGAATCAGAGGAACATACCTGCCCAACTTGTCATCAGACAGATGTTTCTCCTGATGCGTTAATTGCCAACAAATTTTTACGCCAG GCTGTAAATAACTTCAAAAACGAAACTGGCTACACAAAAAGACTTCGCAAACAGCCCCAGCCACCTAGACCAGCAGTTCAGCGGAATGTGCCTTCATTACCAAGGCCAACAGGTTCCAGGCAGCAGGATCCGCTCATAATTCCAACCACTTCTGCCCCTCTTCATACACCTGCATCCCTCACCCTGTCATCAGCTCCTGGCCAATCAGTATCTTCAACAGCCACGTTGTCAGTCAGCCATTCTGCCACCAAATCTGCTAGTGAGGTCTCTGCACCAATGTCTCTGGCGGTTCATGCTGACAAGCCAGAAGGACCTTTCCG TGAGGGTGATGGTATTGGACCAGCTGCTGCTATAGTGACTGCCTCAGAACACTCAAAGCCGCCTTCCTCACTATCAATTAATACTGTGATGGAGGAGAAG GGCTATCAGGTTCCTGTGCTTGGGCAGCCAGCTTTGCCAGGACAGCTGGGCTGTCATGGGCATTCAATACCCACCATGG GTCAGCCGATGAGAACCAATCCTGTTCGCTCTGCAGGCAATAGGTCAGGCTGGGAGCC AAGTTCAAATCGAGGACGCCCGCATAGTGACCGTACACAAAGGACTCAGGCCCCAACACTGCCAGCATCAACACCAGTCTTTGTGCCcgtgcctcctcctcccctgtatcctcctcctccccatgcaCTTCCTCTTCCACCGGGGGTACCTCCACCACAGTTTCCTCCTCAGTTTCCACCTGGTCAGCCTCCACCTGCTGGGTACACTGTCCCCCCTCCGGGATACCCCCCAGCTCCAGCAAACATATCAACACCTTGGGTACCAACACCAGTACCAACGGCTCATTCAAATGCCATCCCAACGACACAAGCACCTCCTCTCTCTAGGGAGGAGTTTTACAGAGAACAGCGGAGACTTAAAGAGGA GGAAAAGAAAAAGTCAAAGCTTGATGAGTTTACAAATGATTTTGCTAAGGAACTGATGGAATATAAAAAAATCCAGAAGGAACGCAGGCGCTCTTATTCCCg GTCCAAATCACCATATAGTGCATCTTCATACTCAAGAAGTTCCTATACGTACTCCAAGTCCCGATCTGGCTCATCCCGTTCTCGATCCTATTCTCGGTCATTCAGCCGTTCCCATTCCCGCTCCTACTCACGATCTCCTCCATACCCACGGAGAGGCAGGGGGAAGAGTCGGAACTACCGTTCCAGGTCAAGATCGCACGGATATCACCGCTCAAGATCCAGGTCACCCCCCTACAGAAGGTATCATTCTCGATCGAGGTCTCCAGTTTACAGAGGCCAGTCCCCAAACAAGCGCCCTGTTCAGCAGGCAGAAGGAGAAAGGGAATACTTCGGCCGATACCGAGAAATTCCACCTTACGACATGAAAGCATACTATGGCAGATCTGTGGATATAAGAGACCCATTTGAGAAAGAGAGATTCCGGGAGTGGGAGACCTACCGGGAGTGGTACGAGAAATACTACAAGGGCTACACAGCTGGAGCCCAGCCCAGGCCTTTGCTTAACAGGGAGAACTTCTCCCCAGAGCGCTTTGGTCCTCCTGGCCCTAGGCGAGAGAATTCCCCATATATTCGGGGCCGTAGAGATGATTACCCTGGAGGGCTGGGCCATCGGAATCGGAATGTAGGTACTGGCTACTCTGAGAAGCTTCCAAGTAGAGAGGGCCATGGCATGAAAGAGGTGGCCAAACTGAAAGACAAGGAGGTTGAGATCCCACCAGGAGACGGGAAGGGAAACAAACACAAGAAGCACCGCAAGAGAAGGAAGGGGGACGAGGGCGAAGGCTTCCCCAATGCTGACCTGTTGGAAGGCTCGCGGAAGCCACGGGATCCTGCCCCTGGGGAAGAGGGCAGCAAGTCTGACCCACTCTTCATGCTCCCAAGCAGGGATGATGCTACTCCTGTCCGAGATGAGCCAATGGAAGCAGATTCCGTTGCCTTCAAACCCACTTCtgacaaggaaaggaaagagaagccaAAGGCAAAAGCAGAGAAGACAAAGCGAAAAGCAGAAGGCcctgccactaccaagaaagagATGCAAGTGAAGCCAGCTAAAACACCCCAAGAGAAAGTAGACGCAGATCGTGAAAAATCCCCCCCTCCTGCGAAAAAAGCCAAGGAGGAGTTGCCAAAGGCTGATCCTATTAAGTCAGTGTCTTCTCAGAAAGATGAGAAGGCACTTGGTACGCCACGCAAGGTTCATCCCCGAAGCTCAAAAGAGCATCCAGAAACCAGATCAGCCAAGGAGGAAAAGGCCAAGAAAGATCCCCCCAAGGAAGTCAAGCAGGAGAAGCAGTCAAGTAAGGAGGAGAAGTCAAAGAAACCTGTGGACAAGAACAAGCCTGTGGATGCAAAgccagagaaaaggaaaaggaaagccgAGGAAAAAGGAGACAAAGATCATGAAACGCCGTCATTAAAAATGTCCAAACCTGACATTGTAGAGTCGAAACCGTTGCCAAAGGGGAAAACTGAGCCAGAGGGTGAAAAAGCAGAGAGGACCCCTGAAAAGGACAAAGCTGTTTTGCCAGTTGCTCCTGCAAAAAAGATTAAGCTGAACCGAGAAACTGGCAAGAAGATTGCCAGTGTTGAAAATGTCCCCCCAGTGAAGGAGGCTCCAGCCGAGAAGCCTGAGCCACCCCCCAGCAGCAAAGGGAAACAAGAGAAGGCGAAAGGGAAGCTGAGGAGGAAAGCCGCAGCTGCCGATGGATCCGGTCTGACACTGGTTGATTACACCAG CACCAGCTCTGCTGGAGGAAGCCCTGTGAGAAAGTCAGAAGATAAGCTGGACATGAAGCGAACTGTCATCAAGACCATGGAAGAGTACAACAATGACATAACAGCCCCTGCTGAAGATGTCATCATCATGATTCAAGTTCCTCAGTCCAAGTGGGATAAAGACGATTTTGactctgaggaggaggaagaagaggaggacgTTAAATCTGTGCAAGTTCCTTCTGCAGCTGGGAAGCCCTCGAGTGTCGTCAAGAATGTCAGCACAAAGCCATCCAACTCCCTCAAACACAGTGAAAAGGATCCTGAAAGTTCACAGCCTGAGTCCAAAAACTCCAAAACAGTGTTATTGTCCAGTGAGAAAGGGAAACTCAAAGAGAGGGATCACACTGCATCTGACAAAGACTCTTCTGAGAAAAGGAAGAGTGGCACTCAACAGGAGAAGGAGCGCTCCGAACGCAGTGCTGAACAAGGCAATGCAAAGAACTGCTCTTCTAACTCTTCCAAAGAGGCCAGGTCTTCAGATAAACATGAATCTGCCCATGGGTCCTCTGGGAAGGATTTCACTCCTAACCGGGACAAAAAGTCTGACTAcgacagcagcagtagcagagacTATTCTGGTTCCAAGCGAAGAGAGGAAAGGAGCGACCTGGCACGGAAAAAGGTCTCTCCTCCTCGCAGCCGTGATTCTGCCACTTCTGGACAAAAAAACAAGGCCAGGGATGAGCGAACGGAGCAGCCCAAAAAGGAGGCTGGAGACTCAAAGCGAGGCAGTTACAGCCCTCCGAGGGATCGGAGGCCAAATGACCACAAAGCTGCTTACGACTCTAGGCGTTCTGCAGAACAACACAAGTCCCAGGAGAGAAGTTCgggcaaggaaagagagaaaCGCCCGTCCTCTGAGACTACCTGGAGCAACAAGGAGAGGGTAGCAGGTGGGAACAAGTCCTTGCACCGCCGCTGCTCACCAGAGGCAAGAGAGTCAGGGACAATGGTGCCGAATGACAAGGGCACCACCAAGCCGAAGCCTCTGCCCAGCCACTCTGCCCGCCTCTCGTCTGACCCAACGAGGGAGACCGACGAGGCAGCTTTCGTCCCAGACTACAATGAGAGCGACAGCGACAGCAACATTTCTACAAAGCCAGAAGACTCACCTGGAAGAGCCACCCGGGAGGGGAAGGATAAGGCCCCCGAGAACAGTAAGCCCAAGGAGGGAGTGGTGGGGGCAGCAGTCTTGGCCCCCCCAGCTGGcgggagccagagccagagcagccCCAGCATCAGCCGCAGCCAGAGCCCTTCCGAAAGTCAAGGCCGGAGCCgcagcagcagtgccagctcGGCCGACAGCCAGGACAGCAAGAAGAAGCGGAAGAAGAAGGACAAGAAGAAGCACAAGAAGCACAAAAAGCATAAGAAGCACAAGAAGCACGGCGGAACAGAGTCTGAGGCAGAGCGGAgccaaaaacacaaacacaagaagaagaagtctaagaagaacaaggaaaaggagaaaggagacGACCAAAAAGCGAAGGCGGCCCCCCTCTAG
- the RBBP6 gene encoding E3 ubiquitin-protein ligase RBBP6 isoform X2, with the protein MSCVHYKFSSKLKYDTVTFDGLHISLCDLKRQIMGREKLKAGDCDLQITNAQTKEEYTDDNALIPKNSSVIVRRIPIGGVKCTSKTYVISRTDPVSGTSKAIDDSSASISLAQLTKTANLAEANASEEDKIKAMMSQSGHEYDPINYMKKPLGPPPPSYTCFRCGKAGHYIKNCPTNGDKNFESVPRIKKSTGIPRSFMMEVQDPNTKGAMLTNTGKYAIPTIDAAAYAIGKKEKPPFLPEEPSSSSEEDDPIPDELLCLICKDIMTDAVVIPCCGNSYCDECIRTSLLESEEHTCPTCHQTDVSPDALIANKFLRQAVNNFKNETGYTKRLRKQPQPPRPAVQRNVPSLPRPTGSRQQDPLIIPTTSAPLHTPASLTLSSAPGQSVSSTATLSVSHSATKSASEVSAPMSLAVHADKPEGPFREGDGIGPAAAIVTASEHSKPPSSLSINTVMEEKGYQVPVLGQPALPGQLGCHGHSIPTMGQPMRTNPVRSAGNRSGWEPSSNRGRPHSDRTQRTQAPTLPASTPVFVPVPPPPLYPPPPHALPLPPGVPPPQFPPQFPPGQPPPAGYTVPPPGYPPAPANISTPWVPTPVPTAHSNAIPTTQAPPLSREEFYREQRRLKEESKSPYSASSYSRSSYTYSKSRSGSSRSRSYSRSFSRSHSRSYSRSPPYPRRGRGKSRNYRSRSRSHGYHRSRSRSPPYRRYHSRSRSPVYRGQSPNKRPVQQAEGEREYFGRYREIPPYDMKAYYGRSVDIRDPFEKERFREWETYREWYEKYYKGYTAGAQPRPLLNRENFSPERFGPPGPRRENSPYIRGRRDDYPGGLGHRNRNVGTGYSEKLPSREGHGMKEVAKLKDKEVEIPPGDGKGNKHKKHRKRRKGDEGEGFPNADLLEGSRKPRDPAPGEEGSKSDPLFMLPSRDDATPVRDEPMEADSVAFKPTSDKERKEKPKAKAEKTKRKAEGPATTKKEMQVKPAKTPQEKVDADREKSPPPAKKAKEELPKADPIKSVSSQKDEKALGTPRKVHPRSSKEHPETRSAKEEKAKKDPPKEVKQEKQSSKEEKSKKPVDKNKPVDAKPEKRKRKAEEKGDKDHETPSLKMSKPDIVESKPLPKGKTEPEGEKAERTPEKDKAVLPVAPAKKIKLNRETGKKIASVENVPPVKEAPAEKPEPPPSSKGKQEKAKGKLRRKAAAADGSGLTLVDYTSTSSAGGSPVRKSEDKLDMKRTVIKTMEEYNNDITAPAEDVIIMIQVPQSKWDKDDFDSEEEEEEEDVKSVQVPSAAGKPSSVVKNVSTKPSNSLKHSEKDPESSQPESKNSKTVLLSSEKGKLKERDHTASDKDSSEKRKSGTQQEKERSERSAEQGNAKNCSSNSSKEARSSDKHESAHGSSGKDFTPNRDKKSDYDSSSSRDYSGSKRREERSDLARKKVSPPRSRDSATSGQKNKARDERTEQPKKEAGDSKRGSYSPPRDRRPNDHKAAYDSRRSAEQHKSQERSSGKEREKRPSSETTWSNKERVAGGNKSLHRRCSPEARESGTMVPNDKGTTKPKPLPSHSARLSSDPTRETDEAAFVPDYNESDSDSNISTKPEDSPGRATREGKDKAPENSKPKEGVVGAAVLAPPAGGSQSQSSPSISRSQSPSESQGRSRSSSASSADSQDSKKKRKKKDKKKHKKHKKHKKHKKHGGTESEAERSQKHKHKKKKSKKNKEKEKGDDQKAKAAPL; encoded by the exons AATATACTGATGATAATGCCCTGATTCCCAAGAACTCATCTGTTATTGTCAGAAGAATTCCTATTGGTGGAGTAAAATGTACAAGCAAAACTTATGTCAT AAGTCGAACTGATCCAGTGAGTGGAACTTCAAAAGCA ATTGATGACTCTTCTGCATCTATTTCTCTGGCCCAGCTTACAAag ACCGCCAATCTGGCTGAAGCCAATGCTTCCGAAGAAGATAAAATTAAAGCTATGATGTCACAGTCTGGCCACGAATATGATCCAATCAA TTACATGAAGAAACCCCTGGGTCCGCCTCCGCCATCATACACTTGCTTTCGTTGTGGAAAAGCTGGCCATTACATAAAGAACTGCCCGACCAATGGG GACAAAAACTTCGAGTCTGTTCCCAGGATTAAAAAGAGCACAGGAATTCCCCGAAGTTTCATGATGGAGGTGCAGGACCCTAATACCAAGGGCGCCATGCTCACAAACACAGGGAAATATGCCATCCCAACTATTGATGC TGCTGCTTATGCTataggaaagaaagagaagcccCCTTTCCTACCAGAGGAGCCATCGTCTTCCTCAGAAGAAGATGACCCTATTCCAGATGAGCTGTTGTGTCTGATTTGCAAAGATATAATGACTGATGCTGTGGTCATTCCCTGCTGTGGAAACAGCTACTGTGATGAAT GTATCAGAACATCGCTGCTAGAATCAGAGGAACATACCTGCCCAACTTGTCATCAGACAGATGTTTCTCCTGATGCGTTAATTGCCAACAAATTTTTACGCCAG GCTGTAAATAACTTCAAAAACGAAACTGGCTACACAAAAAGACTTCGCAAACAGCCCCAGCCACCTAGACCAGCAGTTCAGCGGAATGTGCCTTCATTACCAAGGCCAACAGGTTCCAGGCAGCAGGATCCGCTCATAATTCCAACCACTTCTGCCCCTCTTCATACACCTGCATCCCTCACCCTGTCATCAGCTCCTGGCCAATCAGTATCTTCAACAGCCACGTTGTCAGTCAGCCATTCTGCCACCAAATCTGCTAGTGAGGTCTCTGCACCAATGTCTCTGGCGGTTCATGCTGACAAGCCAGAAGGACCTTTCCG TGAGGGTGATGGTATTGGACCAGCTGCTGCTATAGTGACTGCCTCAGAACACTCAAAGCCGCCTTCCTCACTATCAATTAATACTGTGATGGAGGAGAAG GGCTATCAGGTTCCTGTGCTTGGGCAGCCAGCTTTGCCAGGACAGCTGGGCTGTCATGGGCATTCAATACCCACCATGG GTCAGCCGATGAGAACCAATCCTGTTCGCTCTGCAGGCAATAGGTCAGGCTGGGAGCC AAGTTCAAATCGAGGACGCCCGCATAGTGACCGTACACAAAGGACTCAGGCCCCAACACTGCCAGCATCAACACCAGTCTTTGTGCCcgtgcctcctcctcccctgtatcctcctcctccccatgcaCTTCCTCTTCCACCGGGGGTACCTCCACCACAGTTTCCTCCTCAGTTTCCACCTGGTCAGCCTCCACCTGCTGGGTACACTGTCCCCCCTCCGGGATACCCCCCAGCTCCAGCAAACATATCAACACCTTGGGTACCAACACCAGTACCAACGGCTCATTCAAATGCCATCCCAACGACACAAGCACCTCCTCTCTCTAGGGAGGAGTTTTACAGAGAACAGCGGAGACTTAAAGAGGA GTCCAAATCACCATATAGTGCATCTTCATACTCAAGAAGTTCCTATACGTACTCCAAGTCCCGATCTGGCTCATCCCGTTCTCGATCCTATTCTCGGTCATTCAGCCGTTCCCATTCCCGCTCCTACTCACGATCTCCTCCATACCCACGGAGAGGCAGGGGGAAGAGTCGGAACTACCGTTCCAGGTCAAGATCGCACGGATATCACCGCTCAAGATCCAGGTCACCCCCCTACAGAAGGTATCATTCTCGATCGAGGTCTCCAGTTTACAGAGGCCAGTCCCCAAACAAGCGCCCTGTTCAGCAGGCAGAAGGAGAAAGGGAATACTTCGGCCGATACCGAGAAATTCCACCTTACGACATGAAAGCATACTATGGCAGATCTGTGGATATAAGAGACCCATTTGAGAAAGAGAGATTCCGGGAGTGGGAGACCTACCGGGAGTGGTACGAGAAATACTACAAGGGCTACACAGCTGGAGCCCAGCCCAGGCCTTTGCTTAACAGGGAGAACTTCTCCCCAGAGCGCTTTGGTCCTCCTGGCCCTAGGCGAGAGAATTCCCCATATATTCGGGGCCGTAGAGATGATTACCCTGGAGGGCTGGGCCATCGGAATCGGAATGTAGGTACTGGCTACTCTGAGAAGCTTCCAAGTAGAGAGGGCCATGGCATGAAAGAGGTGGCCAAACTGAAAGACAAGGAGGTTGAGATCCCACCAGGAGACGGGAAGGGAAACAAACACAAGAAGCACCGCAAGAGAAGGAAGGGGGACGAGGGCGAAGGCTTCCCCAATGCTGACCTGTTGGAAGGCTCGCGGAAGCCACGGGATCCTGCCCCTGGGGAAGAGGGCAGCAAGTCTGACCCACTCTTCATGCTCCCAAGCAGGGATGATGCTACTCCTGTCCGAGATGAGCCAATGGAAGCAGATTCCGTTGCCTTCAAACCCACTTCtgacaaggaaaggaaagagaagccaAAGGCAAAAGCAGAGAAGACAAAGCGAAAAGCAGAAGGCcctgccactaccaagaaagagATGCAAGTGAAGCCAGCTAAAACACCCCAAGAGAAAGTAGACGCAGATCGTGAAAAATCCCCCCCTCCTGCGAAAAAAGCCAAGGAGGAGTTGCCAAAGGCTGATCCTATTAAGTCAGTGTCTTCTCAGAAAGATGAGAAGGCACTTGGTACGCCACGCAAGGTTCATCCCCGAAGCTCAAAAGAGCATCCAGAAACCAGATCAGCCAAGGAGGAAAAGGCCAAGAAAGATCCCCCCAAGGAAGTCAAGCAGGAGAAGCAGTCAAGTAAGGAGGAGAAGTCAAAGAAACCTGTGGACAAGAACAAGCCTGTGGATGCAAAgccagagaaaaggaaaaggaaagccgAGGAAAAAGGAGACAAAGATCATGAAACGCCGTCATTAAAAATGTCCAAACCTGACATTGTAGAGTCGAAACCGTTGCCAAAGGGGAAAACTGAGCCAGAGGGTGAAAAAGCAGAGAGGACCCCTGAAAAGGACAAAGCTGTTTTGCCAGTTGCTCCTGCAAAAAAGATTAAGCTGAACCGAGAAACTGGCAAGAAGATTGCCAGTGTTGAAAATGTCCCCCCAGTGAAGGAGGCTCCAGCCGAGAAGCCTGAGCCACCCCCCAGCAGCAAAGGGAAACAAGAGAAGGCGAAAGGGAAGCTGAGGAGGAAAGCCGCAGCTGCCGATGGATCCGGTCTGACACTGGTTGATTACACCAG CACCAGCTCTGCTGGAGGAAGCCCTGTGAGAAAGTCAGAAGATAAGCTGGACATGAAGCGAACTGTCATCAAGACCATGGAAGAGTACAACAATGACATAACAGCCCCTGCTGAAGATGTCATCATCATGATTCAAGTTCCTCAGTCCAAGTGGGATAAAGACGATTTTGactctgaggaggaggaagaagaggaggacgTTAAATCTGTGCAAGTTCCTTCTGCAGCTGGGAAGCCCTCGAGTGTCGTCAAGAATGTCAGCACAAAGCCATCCAACTCCCTCAAACACAGTGAAAAGGATCCTGAAAGTTCACAGCCTGAGTCCAAAAACTCCAAAACAGTGTTATTGTCCAGTGAGAAAGGGAAACTCAAAGAGAGGGATCACACTGCATCTGACAAAGACTCTTCTGAGAAAAGGAAGAGTGGCACTCAACAGGAGAAGGAGCGCTCCGAACGCAGTGCTGAACAAGGCAATGCAAAGAACTGCTCTTCTAACTCTTCCAAAGAGGCCAGGTCTTCAGATAAACATGAATCTGCCCATGGGTCCTCTGGGAAGGATTTCACTCCTAACCGGGACAAAAAGTCTGACTAcgacagcagcagtagcagagacTATTCTGGTTCCAAGCGAAGAGAGGAAAGGAGCGACCTGGCACGGAAAAAGGTCTCTCCTCCTCGCAGCCGTGATTCTGCCACTTCTGGACAAAAAAACAAGGCCAGGGATGAGCGAACGGAGCAGCCCAAAAAGGAGGCTGGAGACTCAAAGCGAGGCAGTTACAGCCCTCCGAGGGATCGGAGGCCAAATGACCACAAAGCTGCTTACGACTCTAGGCGTTCTGCAGAACAACACAAGTCCCAGGAGAGAAGTTCgggcaaggaaagagagaaaCGCCCGTCCTCTGAGACTACCTGGAGCAACAAGGAGAGGGTAGCAGGTGGGAACAAGTCCTTGCACCGCCGCTGCTCACCAGAGGCAAGAGAGTCAGGGACAATGGTGCCGAATGACAAGGGCACCACCAAGCCGAAGCCTCTGCCCAGCCACTCTGCCCGCCTCTCGTCTGACCCAACGAGGGAGACCGACGAGGCAGCTTTCGTCCCAGACTACAATGAGAGCGACAGCGACAGCAACATTTCTACAAAGCCAGAAGACTCACCTGGAAGAGCCACCCGGGAGGGGAAGGATAAGGCCCCCGAGAACAGTAAGCCCAAGGAGGGAGTGGTGGGGGCAGCAGTCTTGGCCCCCCCAGCTGGcgggagccagagccagagcagccCCAGCATCAGCCGCAGCCAGAGCCCTTCCGAAAGTCAAGGCCGGAGCCgcagcagcagtgccagctcGGCCGACAGCCAGGACAGCAAGAAGAAGCGGAAGAAGAAGGACAAGAAGAAGCACAAGAAGCACAAAAAGCATAAGAAGCACAAGAAGCACGGCGGAACAGAGTCTGAGGCAGAGCGGAgccaaaaacacaaacacaagaagaagaagtctaagaagaacaaggaaaaggagaaaggagacGACCAAAAAGCGAAGGCGGCCCCCCTCTAG